In Aedes albopictus strain Foshan chromosome 3, AalbF5, whole genome shotgun sequence, the following are encoded in one genomic region:
- the LOC134284212 gene encoding transmembrane protein 14 homolog, producing MIDVVGIIFALLVAAGGIFGYVKAGSLPSLIAGVSFGILLGVGAYFNSIQEPIPLIQIIFLVLLGGLMGFRWMRTGNFMPPGMITVLSVAVLVWTCVIYRDHLPFASKPEVTDNVPKADETVTMMQ from the exons ATGATTGATGTGGTTGGAATAATATTCGCTCTGCTCGTAGCAGCTGGTGGGATTTTCGGCTATGTAAAAGCAG GATCCCTTCCCTCACTGATAGCAGGCGTATCGTTCGGCATCCTACTGGGAGTGGGGGCGTATTTCAACTCCATCCAGGAACCAATCCCATTGATTCAAATAATCTTCCTGGTGCTGCTGGGTGGCCTCATGGGATTCCGCTGGATGCGAACGGGAAACTTTATGCCACCGGGAATGATCACAGTGCTGAGCGTGGCCGTATTGGTGTGGACATGCGTAATCTATCGAGACCACTTGCCGTTCGCTTCGAAACCGGAGGTTACTGATAATGTTCCCAAGGCTGACGAAACCGTCACCATGATGCAGTGA